The window TTACGAGTAAATTCATCAGAATTTACAATATTAGGAATCAAGCTTTTGTTTGTTGGTAAGTCTAAAGTCATTGGAACTTTACCATTTTCGCCCAAAACTGGCCAATCATTTTCCCACTTTACGGGGACCAGATAAGGAATACGACCTACGCCACCATAATCTCGAAAAAGGTAAGCAAACCAACGGCCGTCTGGCGTATCAATTAAGCCACCTTGTGCTACACCCAAATCTTGCAATGCAAGCTTTCCTTCCCATGGACCAGTGATTTTATCGGCACGGTGAATAATCACTGTACGCATACCACCACGTGGCCAACATATATTGAAAAGGTAATATTTCCCTTTATATTTGAAAAGTTGAGAACCCTCGGCGGGCAACATGATTGGTGCATTAGCTGGTGCAGAGGCGTTTTCTATCAAAACTTTTTCTTCACCCACATTGATTGGGCCACTTAAATCGGATTTCAATTCTAATATCTTCAGTTTTCCCGCACCATAAATAAGATACGTTTTTCCATCATCGTCAAAAAAAATGGTGTGGTCATGATATGAAGGGGCAAAAGACTGCTCTTTCCAAGGGCCTTTTATATTTTTAGAGGTATAAATATGGGTTTTACCAGAGGTAGCGGCAAACGTACTTACTATAAACATTCCGTTGTGATACCTAATACAACTTGCCCAAGAACCTCTCCCATAGGTATTTTGCCCATTAGTCAGATTCATAGCATCGTTTTCAACCAATCTATCATAGCAATAACTCTCCAATTTCCAGTTTACCAAATCCTTTGAACTCATGATTGGTAGCCCAGGACTCATGTGCATGGTAGTGCTACTCATATAATAGATGTCACCTACACGAATCATCGACATATCGGGTACATCTGCGTGAATTATTGGGTTGTTTGCTAAGTTTTTTTGTGCAAAAACACTTTCCTGCAAAACCGTGTAAATGAATATTAAAAGATATACGAAATTCTTATTCATTATTTTAGCATTGGGTCGTTTCCGCTGTATTTCAAATACTTGAATATTGCATAATTATCTGATTTTTCACCATTTGAGGTAGCATACATGGCATACACATTACCAATAAATCCACCAGAAACTTTAGTTGATAAGTGCTTACCATCTAAATTTTCGGCAATGATTTTATAATCTTTCCCGTTTTCAGAAATCTCAAAATCGCATTTATCGGCCTTAGAAGTTATTTTCAAATTCAATTTTCCATTGCCTACAGGTAAGCTTTTTACTAATTCTACCTCTTTTTTTCGATGAACACTTTTATATAATTCAACCTGTGCTTTTCCATCTTTGATTGATTTCGCCAAAAAGTAGAAGTGACTTTCATCTTGATATATTACCAAACCTGCTTTCTCATTTTCATTTTTTGGACTAAAATTCAACTCGGTTTCGGCTACCGAATACATGTGTTGCTGACGTTTTCCAACGAACGAAGGATTACCCAATTCAGAAATTGTTTCAGGTTTTAGTTTAAGTGTTAGTCCATTTTTTGAAGTTATGAATGAAGAACTATCAACTGTTCGTAAATGCATCATCGAAAGGTCGAGTCCTTTTTCAAAAGTCATTGTATAAGCGAAATTACCATTTTGTGGTAATGCCCCCTTTTGCTTTACTTCTTTAATATTTGTTTTGTATTTGTATTCGATGGCTTTTTCTCCATGTTCAATCATCGGCCAATCGTTTACCCATTTAAGTGGGGCAATAAACATTTCACGACCTGTATTATAATAATCTCCTTCGTAGGGGCGAACAGCTAAAAAAATCGAATACCAATTTCCATCTGGCCCTTCAACAAATTGAGCGTGACCCGCCGAAGTAATAGGATTTGGTCGGTCGGCAGGTAACCCCCTTTGAGTCAAGATAGGATTTCCTTCGAAAGGTACATACGGTCCCCAAATATCTTTACTACGTAGTGCTACTTGTGAATGATTGACAGAAGTACCGCCCTCCGCACAATATAAAATATACCAATCATTACGTTTGATAATGTGAGGGCCCTCAATCCATACAGGTTTTTTGGTTATATCTACCCCGCCATTTACTAATTGTTTTTGTTCGCCTACCACTTTTAAGTTTTTATAATCAAACTCATACATTCGGATAGTTCTG of the Emticicia oligotrophica DSM 17448 genome contains:
- a CDS encoding glycoside hydrolase family 43 protein, with the translated sequence MLKTVYKICGFIVLWFSVNIANAQVTLPNPILTGFYPDPSIVKVGADYYSVHSTFSFFPGLPIMHSRDLKNWKQIGNVISRPSQMNFMGERMSRGLFAPAITYYKGIYYVTCTDIDNDGNFVVTATNPAGPYSNPVKIPEVRGIDPSIYFDEATDKAYIIYNSDAPDNKPLYSGHRTIRMYEFDYKNLKVVGEQKQLVNGGVDITKKPVWIEGPHIIKRNDWYILYCAEGGTSVNHSQVALRSKDIWGPYVPFEGNPILTQRGLPADRPNPITSAGHAQFVEGPDGNWYSIFLAVRPYEGDYYNTGREMFIAPLKWVNDWPMIEHGEKAIEYKYKTNIKEVKQKGALPQNGNFAYTMTFEKGLDLSMMHLRTVDSSSFITSKNGLTLKLKPETISELGNPSFVGKRQQHMYSVAETELNFSPKNENEKAGLVIYQDESHFYFLAKSIKDGKAQVELYKSVHRKKEVELVKSLPVGNGKLNLKITSKADKCDFEISENGKDYKIIAENLDGKHLSTKVSGGFIGNVYAMYATSNGEKSDNYAIFKYLKYSGNDPMLK
- a CDS encoding glycoside hydrolase family 43 protein yields the protein MNKNFVYLLIFIYTVLQESVFAQKNLANNPIIHADVPDMSMIRVGDIYYMSSTTMHMSPGLPIMSSKDLVNWKLESYCYDRLVENDAMNLTNGQNTYGRGSWASCIRYHNGMFIVSTFAATSGKTHIYTSKNIKGPWKEQSFAPSYHDHTIFFDDDGKTYLIYGAGKLKILELKSDLSGPINVGEEKVLIENASAPANAPIMLPAEGSQLFKYKGKYYLFNICWPRGGMRTVIIHRADKITGPWEGKLALQDLGVAQGGLIDTPDGRWFAYLFRDYGGVGRIPYLVPVKWENDWPVLGENGKVPMTLDLPTNKSLIPNIVNSDEFTRKKGESVLPLVWQWNHNPDNSLWSISERKGFLRLKTGRIDTSFVSARNTLTQRTIGPVSAGLVALDASKMKEGDVAGLGLLQKNYGFVGVKIENGIKSIVMVCIKGGKGTDVEKISISQNKVYFKAECNFKDRADIAYFYFSLDGKSWKKIGEPLKMPYTLPHFMGYRFSLFNYATQEVGGFVDFDYFRIEEKKSKK